In Dioscorea cayenensis subsp. rotundata cultivar TDr96_F1 chromosome 11, TDr96_F1_v2_PseudoChromosome.rev07_lg8_w22 25.fasta, whole genome shotgun sequence, a single genomic region encodes these proteins:
- the LOC120271439 gene encoding rab9 effector protein with kelch motifs-like, producing MWLYPKVLGFNPSERWGHSSCFFDGVVYVFGGCCRGLHFSDVLTLNLDTMVWKSLVTTGPKPGNRDSHGTALVGHRMVVLGGTNGSKKLNDLHILDLRTKEWSKPNFKGMPPSPRESHTITAVGDAKIVIFGGSGEVKTNYLNDIHIFDLKSMTWSSPDVKGELPAPRDSHTAVSMGNKLLIYGGDCGDRYHGEVDVLDMENMTWSRLVIQGSSPGVRAGHAAVTFGSKVYVIGGVGDSQYYSDVWVLDATNCSWTQLDIGGQQPQGRFSHTAVITGTDIAIYGGCGEDERPLNELLILQLGSEHPNGRYNISMCKIFGNHLIQDKQKFLKASENSQKSMVSSNGVLNQGSHEAEAETKSPLIRDNMHAKRRKIGENKEWEIESEEEEHSGGHDTNFLNVESPRQPKTEQFLRVIPPMKCDAQFIGSDQCPVARPVFPSLIGAEVHGVVDGASDSGYLMTANVNGQIFQGVLFAPVTGFAVPRPPMYSQSSPLGSPTLVPKLCAAAAHDVPIHVRPSQPPTLAIPERSHHWLQANPVCVVKTQAARSSNDLQGDVLTLGGPGAG from the exons ATGTGGTTGTACCCCAAAGTGCTTGGTTTCAACCCTTCTGAGAGATGGGGGCactcttcttgtttctttgatggAGTTGTTTATGTTTTTGGG GGATGTTGTAGAGGGTTACATTTCAGTGATGTTCTTACTCTTAATCTAGACACAATGGTATGGAAATCCCTTGTTACAACTGGGCCAAAACCCGGAAACCGTGACAGTCACGGCACGGCACTAGTCGGTCACAGGATGGTCGTCTTAGGGGGAACTAATGgctcaaagaaattgaatgatcTTCACATTTTAGATTTAAGGACAAAAGAATGGAGTAAGCCTAATTTCAAGGGCATGCCGCCTTCGCCCCGAGAGAGCCATACCATCACTGCAGTTGGCGATGCAAAGATTGTGATTTTTGGTGGTAGCGGAGAAGTCAAAACCAATTATCTGAAcgatatacatatatttgaccTCAAGAGCATGACTTGGAGTTCCCCTGATGTTAAGGGCGAACTTCCAGCCCCAAGAGATAGCCACACTGCTGTTTCTATGGGTAATAAGCTTCTTATTTATGGGGGTGATTGCGGTGATCGTTATCATGGCGAAGTTGATGTTCTTGACATGGAGAATATGACTTGGTCACGG CTTGTGATTCAAGGGTCCTCACCCGGAGTCAGAGCAGGTCATGCAGCTGTAACTTTTGGGAGCAAG GTTTATGTTATCGGTGGAGTTGGCGACAGCCAATACTATAGTGATGTTTGGGTTCTTGATGCGACTAATTGTTCATGGACTCAGCTTGATATTGGTGGACAGCAACCGCAAGGGAGGTTTTCTCATACTGCTGTTATTACCGGCACCGACATTGCCATTTACGGAGG TTGCGGAGAGGATGAGCGCCCGCTAAATGAGTTACTGATTCTGCAGTTGGGGTCCGAGCACCCTAATGGTCGGTACAACATTTCAATGTGTAAGATTTTTGGCAATCACTTGATCCAAGATAAGCAGAAGTTTTTGAAAGCAAGTGAAAATTCA CAAAAAAGCATGGTTTCTAGTAATGGAGTGCTTAATCAGGGATCTCATGAAGCTGAAGCTGAAACAAAGAGCCCTCTCATACGAG ATAATATGCATgcgaagagaagaaaaatagggGAGAACAAAGAGTGGGAGATTGAATCTGAGGAAGAAGAGCATTCTGGTGGGCATGACACGAATTTCTTGAATGTGGAATCCCCACGACAGCCAAAGACAGAACAATTCCTTCGTGTCATTCCACCTATGAAATGTGATGCTCAATTTATTGGTTCAGATCAGTGTCCAGTTGCAAGGCCAGTGTTCCCCTCTTTG ATTGGAGCAGAAGTTCACGGAGTTGTAGATGGTGCGTCCGACTCCGGTTACTTAATGACTGCCAACGTTAATGGACAAATTTTTCAGGGTGTCTTGTTTGCTCCA GTGACCGGATTTGCAGTTCCAAGACCTCCTATGTATTCTCAAAGCTCACCTTTGGGAAGCCCCACCCTCGTTCCAAAACTATGTGCGGCTGCAGCTCATGATGTTCCTATTCATGTAAGACCTTCGCAACCACCCACACTTGCCATCCCTGAACGCAGTCATCACTGGCTCCAAGCAAATCCAGTTTGTGTCGTCAAAACACAGGCGGCACGATCAAGCAACGATCTTCAAGGTGATGTCCTTACTCTCGGAGGACCTGGAGCAGGTTGA